Part of the Nicotiana sylvestris chromosome 5, ASM39365v2, whole genome shotgun sequence genome is shown below.
GGATTTTTTGAATTGCATGTGTTTTTCTGTTTAGATAGCTAGTTGCGTTGGCTTggtatgtttttatttttgtttcattGATGATTAATATAGGAATTGGCTGAATGAAAACTGCAGCACCAACAAATTAGGAACTGGCTACAGAAAACATGTTTCCCAAATTTGATCCAATGTATGTAGGAATTTCTCATAACAAAATGTGCACTCATTATGGAAAGGTAGGACACTTTAGAGATACTTGTCCTGACTTAATTCATGCTTAGGTTAAAAACACCTTTGGTATTGCTAAAAATATGAAGAAGGAATAGGAACCATTAGCCAGGCGTTTTGTCCATACTAAGTGGATTAATGTTAACAAGAAAATAGCTATTAATCATCTTCCCTTTTGGGTAAGAAGAGATCTTATTCATCTTTTTTCAAATAAAAAGAGACCCAAGCTCGTTTGGGTTCACAAGACTAACTTGTGATTTTTGGTGTAGACTAAAGTGAGAGGTAACAATCAAGACTGGTGTCTAGACAGTAGATTCTCAAGACATATGACTGGAGAAATTCTCTCACTGACAACATTCCATCGAGGGAGTGTGTCATTTGAAAATGGGAAAAAGGCCAGATAATAGGTATTGGTAAGGTCTAAAAGTCACTCTCTTATGATGTAGAAGATGTGTATTATGTCATAGGCCTCAAACTCAATATTCTTAGCATCTCTCAAATGTGTGATAAAGGAAATGAAGTAAAATCCAATTCCAAAATCTGCACTGTCACTAAGTTTGATACTGATGAAGTTGTATTAAAACGTAAGAGACATAATAATATTTACAAGATATCCATTATGTCTCTTCGTTAGAGTGAGAAAATATGCTTAAGTGTAGTGTAGGACGATCCATTATTATGGCATAGAAGACTAGGTCATGTTAGTCTTTCTCAACTCAACAAGTTGGAAGTAAATGACTTTGTCCTTGGCTTACCAAAAGTTGAGTTCTCCTCAGACAAGGTTTGTGATGCATGTGTTAGAGGGAAACATGTAAGCTCACCTTTTAAATCTAAAAAGGTTGTCAGTACCTCTCAAACTTCCAGAATTCCTTCACATGGACCTATGTGGAGCAATGAGAGTGAAGAGTAGAGGAGGTAAGAAGTATGTTTTTGTCATCATAGATGACTTTTCCTGGTATACATGGACTCTGTTTTTGGGTTCTAAAGATGAAACTTTTGatattttctatgtgtttgtCAGAATGATCCAACAGAAACTGGGCTATAATGTATTATGTATAAGAACAGACCATAGAACTGAGTTTGAAACTTTTAAATTCCTTGAATTCTGTAACACAGATGGCATTGATCGTGGTTTCTCTGCACCTATAACTCCATAACAAAATGATGTTGTGGAAAGAAATAATAGATCCCTAAAAGACATGGGGAGGACCATGCTAAATTACTAGTGGGCTGGCTAAGAGTTTCTGAGCTGAGGCAGTCAATACTGCCTGTTACTTGCTAAATAGATATATAGTTATACCTATTCTTGAGaaaactccctatgagttacttcgAGAGAGAAAGCTCAACATTAATCACTTGAGAGCATTTAGGTTGCAAATATTTTCTGCACAATAATGGCAAAGAATCTCTAGGTAAGTTTGATGATAAAAATGATGAGAAAATTTTCTTGGGTTACTCTCCACATAGTAAGGCCTACaaagtttttaataaaagaactatgtgtgcAAAAGAAAATGttgatgttatttttgatgaatctAAATATTTGGCTGAGAAAGGTCTACAAGATGAATATTATGACATAGAACTCACTAGTGAAGGAACTCCTAAGGTACCTGATCCTCAACATGAAGATGGATCCAGAGATCACAAAGAAGTTGAAATTGATCATGAGGAACAAGAAGAAGATAGAACTACTCTGACTGCTAACCAGGTTGATGAAGCTATACTTACTGAAACTGTTCCTTTGGGTCACTTCTTGGGTGAACAATATTTGGGAATGCAGATAGGCCATGAAAACATCAAAGTTCATATCCTCTTGAGAGCATCATCTCTGATCCTAATGCAGGAGTGCAAAACAAGGTCATCTATGAGAAATCTATGTGCATTCATATCATTCCTCTCACAAGTTAAACCTAAGAACATTAAGGAAGCTCTAAAGGATCTAGATTGGATTATAGCCATGCAAGAAGAGCTAAATCAGTTTGAAAGAAGTGAGGTCTGGCACTTGGTACAAAGACCCAAGAATGAACTGTCTTAGGTACTAGATGGGCGTTCAGAAACAAGCTGGTTGAACAAGGAAATAtcacaaggaacaaggccagaCTTGTGGTTCAGGGATACAATCAAGAAGAAGGCACTGACTATGATGAGACATTTGCACCTGTAGCTAGAATGGAAGCTATAAGAATGCTAATAGCTTTTGCTGCACACATGGAGTTCACCTTGTATTAAATGGATGTAAAAAGTGCATTCTTGAACGACTATCTGAATGAGGAAGTGTTTGTTAAACAACCTCCTGGGTTTGACATTGAAGAATTTCCTGACTATGTGTTCAAGTTAGACAAAGCCAGTATGGACTAAAACAGGCCCcaagagcttggtatgaaagactCTCAAAATTCCTCTTAACTAACAACTTTGTTAGAGGAAAGGTGGACAACACTTTGTTTTTGAGGAGCAAAGGCAAGAATGTTCTGATTGTACAAGTATATCTGGATGACATTATCTTTGGAGCTACTAATGAAGCAATGTGCAAGGAATTTGCTGAGATGATGGGGAATGAGCTTGAAATGACCATGATGGGTGAATTGAACTTCTTCTTGGGGTTGCAAATCAAGTAAACATCTAATGGAATCATGATACATCAGCAAAAATATATCAAGGAACTGCCAAACAAATTCAACATGAACTCCTCTAAGTCCATAAACACTCCCATTTCCATTGCAACAAAGCTGGACCTTGATGAAGACGGGAAAAATGTTGAATAGAAGATATATAGAGGAATGATTGTGCCATTGTTGTATCTTATAACAAGCAGACCTGATATTGTGTTCAGTGTGGGATTATATTCAAGATTAGgcaaatccaaaagagtctcatGTGAAGGCTGTCAAGAGGATACTTAGATATCTTAAAGGAACTTCTGATCTGTGCTTGTGGTATCCTATAGGGTATAATTTTGATCTAGTTTGTTATGCCGATGCTGACTATGCATGTTTTCATGTTGACAGGAAAAGCACTTTAGGAACAACACATTTCCTAGGTTCTTGTCTGATGTCTTGGGTAATAAAGGAGCAGAACTCAGTGGCTTTATCCACATCCAAGGCTGAATATGTGGCAACAACATCTTGCTTTGCTTAGTTTTTGGGGATAAGACAATAGCTAAGGGACTATGGTATTTTTGTTGATTTTGTTCCTATTTTCTCTGACAACAGTAGTTTTATAAACATTGCTAAAAATTTATGTCAACACAAAAGAACCAAGGACATTGATATTAAACACCACTTTCTAAGAGTCAATGTTAAAAAAAGGGAACATTTCAATTAACTTCTATAAAACTGAAGACCAAATTACATATATCTTTACTAAAGCTCTGAGTAGGGGCCACTTTGAAAGGAATAGACTATAACTATGTCTAACCAATACTTCCAACTAGTTGCAACCCAATGATTGGCTAGAAAAACTATAATTAGATGTAGATAGTCGAGTACGATGTGTTTGATTCAGTCTCGTGCTTGTATTAAGCACACACACTTGCCTAAAAAATTCTAGTTGATAACTATATTGTATGATACTAACCTGTAGTGGTGAAGCTTTATCGTATAAATAAGTAAGGAGTTACTAAGGAGTTGGTTCTTTGACTCAGGTACGTGCCATCTTGTCTTAATTTACTGGAACTTAATATCCTAAATTACTGCTATGCTCAGACTTTCTAATCCTGTTAACATCACTCTCAAGTGTCATCTAGTCAAAGAGTAAGGGGGAATCCTAGAGCAATAGAGTTTAATTACTCCTGAAATCCTAATAGTCAAAGTAGCCATTATTAAAGTCCTGTTAGAACTCAAATTTtgtcactctctctctctctctctcccttctAGTCAAATTAGGAGTAATTCCTTTAAAAACCCTTGTGATAAGTTTCTCAAACATTACTGTTTTTCTCAAACCTTAAGCAAGAATCAAAAAATAATTCTCTCTTTCCCTTAATCAATTTTCCTCTCTTATCGCCATGCCCAAATCCAGCCAAACCCCTTTCTAAAGCAAAATCATCATCCAAGACTgaagtcaaatcatcatcaaaCCTTCAAGTGAACCTACACCCACACCTGCTCCGCACCGATATCTTCTATTGTACCTACACCATCATCCCCTGTTCTTGTTGCTTTCACCATCCTCACCTCCACTAGGCCTTCACTTCCAAAACCAGCCACCCATGTATTTGTGCCTACTTCTAAAAACACTTCTGATCAAGGCTACTCTAAGAAAATATGTCAAGAGTGAAAAGGTAGTGCGTGATATTGTTGCTAAAGTAGACATAATGGTTAAGGAAGTTGTGGTTCAGGGGGAATTAGTACAAATTATTACAAGTCAGGTAAAACTCTCTCCCTCAAAATTAAATGTTCTGGTATTTGCTATAGATGTTGCACCCTTAGATTTTGTCCCACCCACAAGTGGTAAACCACGAGTTGAGGAACCCACTGTAGAAAAGAATGTAGCATATATGGAAAAGGGGTAAATACCACTATTGCTATGCCTATGGTTGAGGGGGAAGACATAAAGAACTAGCATAAAAGGAGGCATCTGATAGTCTTTCTTTCAGTTGGACGGAGGATGAAGATGATAATAGAGGTGAAAATAAAGAAGGGGTAGTGGGCAGGCATGAGGGACATCCTACTCAGGACATTGCTAATGAAGAGAAAAAGAGCGAGAATGAGGGAGATTCTGGTGAAGAGAAGGAGAGTGAGACAAAAGATAGGATAGATGAACAAGTGGATGACTCtgcagaagaagaaaagaataacGAAAAAGAGGGTGAGTCTGAGAGTGAAGGTgatgatcaagaaaaggcaagtGAGAGTGAAGGAGAGGATGAAGAAAGTGAGGACAAGAATAAGAATATGAGTGGGGAATCTGAAAGCTCTATGActattgggaacactatcatagCCCCTTTAGAAGAAGCAAGTGAAGAGAAAAGGACTGAAGAACCTGGGCCCTTGTTAACTCCTTTTACTGGAGATGAGGAGGTCAGTAGTAATGAAGATAACTTGCCCTTGTCTAAAATAGGGAAGAAACCCAGGAAGAATCTTGTGAAAGAAACTAAGTCTGTCGTCCCTGAAAGGAAAGAAGTGGCTCCTCCTGTCGGGACTCCTTTCACAAGGAGTAAAATAAAGGTTGTTTATGAACAAATCATTAAGGAGTCCGAGGTGCCAAGAAGCCAAGAAAGCAAGTTTCAGTTGTGGAACCTGTAGTTGAGTTGGACGGAGAAGATGAGTTTGTTTCTACTCTACCAGAAAAGTCATCAACATAAAAGAGAAAGGTTGTCaaagctaccaaaacttctacCTTATCTGCAAGGGCCAGTAGAGGAAGGAAGAGAAAAAGTGTGACAACTGTAGTTGATAAACTCACTGAGTTCAGGACATAAAAATGTTTAATAGGAAGATTTTTGTAAACACTGATGAAAATGGGATGGCTCAACTGGTTGAAAAACTTGATCTACAAGGATGAAAATATATATTTGTAAAGACTTTCCCTCCTGTGTGTGTGCCTGCTGTGGTGGAGTTCTATGAAAATTTCTAGTTTGATGGAAAGGTGGTCAAGAGTAAGGTAAGGGGGTTTTAGAAGGAGTTTGACATTGAGGAGATAGTGATGCTTCAGAAtatttcttctttaggttttgaaaattacTTGAAGAAAAAGTGGCTAGCCATAAACAATGATGTCCATAGGAATTGTGGTCACAAGGAAGTTCTCTCAAAAATTTGAACTGGATGTTCCTCAAAAGGTGTACAAGACTGACATGACCCCCTTCCATAAGCAGTTGTTTCACTTTGTCAATTCATGCATTCTACAGAGGTATGAGAGAAGGAATGAGTTTACCCTGTTGGACATGGTTGTGATGGAACTGCTTGACACTGGTAGACCTATCAATCTCCCTAGCCTGATAATTCAGCATATGGCAAGAGATACTAACACTTCCAAGCCTAAGCGTGCTATGCCTTATGCCTTCATGTTGACTAAGCTATTTGACAAGCTCAACATTGCATTGCCTGAGCTTAAGTATGGAAATCACAATGATGTCTTGGATGTTGTTACCCTCAAGCAGTATGGCTATGAGGAGATCAAGGCTAGATGACCAACAGGTTCTTCTATTCTACCTGGAAGCAGCATGACAACATAGCTCACTAAGAGGTTGGAGTTGGTTGTTGAGGAGAATGCCAAGCTTCGTGAAGAGAATGATGAGTTGAGAAAAGAAACCAGGCAGCTTAGGGAAGAGCTTAGAAGGGTTAGGGAAGCTCATGCCCAACAGATTTCCACCTTTGTGAAGCATTGACCCCCTCTACCTATCACCCATGAACTTGTTCCTTCCCTAAAGTCCTTAGTTTCTTTTGTTATCCAGTGACGGTTTAGTTTCTGTTCTTGTCCGAGTATGTTACAACCGGTTTAGTTTATTTTGTTCTAATAGTTTAAGACAAGGCACTGGGCTTATTTAGGCACTGCTAAATGACTTCTCTTATAATGCTTTGatgcttcatatttggttagaTCATCATCTTAGTCTATTTGCTTTGATAATTCTTGAGCTTGTTTTGTAGCATGTATGGTCTTAAATCTTGCATTAACTATGCTTAATATGTCTAACATCTTTTGTTatttttcgatgatgccaaaagggggaagatagAGTTGGGCGTTGTCTATTTGTGGAATGATGTACTTGTAGATCATGATTTGGTATGATTGCTTGATTATGATATATacaaagtttgtcatcatcaaaaaggggaaatttgTTGAGTATTGAGATTTTGATGATTAGTAAAGTTTGTTCTGATAAAATGTTCGAAGATCCAGGTCCTCAACGTAGTTGCTTAACAACTCTAAGAACAAGCTCCTCAGGGTGAAGGACCAGCTCCTCATGGCTGATGATTGTACATCTGTGCAAGATAATAACTTTATCCCAAAGTTACCCATGTCCGAATTTGGTGGAAGAAGGCTGCTTCACATGATAAGGGTTGTTGTCCAAGAAGATACGCATAAATGAGTGAGAGACAAGAGTTCCAAGACTGGTGGAGTCCTTGGAACAGTAGGAGTTCTATCAAATGAAAAGCTGACTATGCATAAGACTCCTAGAAGATCTTGGAGTCCAGGCATTTAAATATCCATCTAGACTGCGGAACCTATCCTTTTACACATGAACTGAAGAACTACATTTTACACACTCTAGTCGAGTACCAGTGTTGTGTTCTTATTGAGTCAGTATAGTGAATGTGTTTTAGGATATCGAGTTGTAATCAAAGTGTCACAAACAATTAGTGAGTTGGAGTGAGTGTTTGCTTTACAAGTTAGAGTAACTTGTAAATCAAATAGTCGTAGTAGGAGTACTGGAGAGTATTGAGTTACAGTCTTATAATCGATACATTGTGGCTCATTGTTCTAGTGGAGTTGAAGTTGAAACTCCTACGCAATAAATCTTGATTTATGCACCTTTTGAGCCGGGTAATTTTCCAGGTAAAATCAATGTTTTTTACTTTACTGCTTATTTTACTTCACGTCTAAGGAGTACGGCAAAGAACCAAGTTCTTTAGTAAATTCATAAGGGCACTCAAACTAACAATTCCTATAAATAAAAGgaaagtacatgttataattaTTACTATAATATCActtaataacatttaaacaaggAAATAATCCGCAGGGTTATACTATATAAACAAAGCAATGGCTATGACACCATAACAAAGATAGCCATGCTTTACACAATGTCAATGCTGCAAATTACAACTCCATACAGCGACAGCCAGCTGCATGATAGACCTATAGCTTCATCCATCACTATCAGTTAATCGTCATCTTAACTTAATACAATTAGAAATGTCGTACAGTTTCTATACATTTATTATGTACACATAATCTTCAGATATTTTTCAATCAATGAAGTACTGTACTTTCTTTAATAATGAGTATATATACCGTCACTTAGGTGTATTTCACCTCACTTCCACAAATCAATTTGAGAACTGGAGGATGCCGTGGAGGTATTTTCTGGAGCCAGTTCTTGCTTGTCCAAATTATTGACCATCAAATTTGAGTCGTCGCCCCGAGCATTTGCTGCATTTGAATAGTTATTCTCCTCTTCTTGACTAAGTTGAGAAGCTACAAATTTGTCGAGAACTCGCCAATCGGTCACTTGATCCTCAACTTGGTCATTAGTACAACCTCTATTAACGTTGTTTCCAAACGTAGGATGCATATGTTCTTGATTAACATTAATGCCAAATATTGGCATTGGCATTGAGCTGCAACTTATTCCAGGAGGTGCTGCTGCTAGAAGTTTAGAATTAATTTCTAAAAGAGGAAGCTGAAGAAATTGctgattttgatgatgaggtgaGATTTGGTAGTGCAAATTATCGAGTTCCTTCTTGCAATTAGGGTAATTATTAGGATAGTGATGGTTATAGTTAGTGAAGGTATTAGAGGGAGGGTACTGTGGCTTGGGGGAGTCCATATTGTCAGGCATGAATGAAAGTTGATCATCGTACCAAATTGGTGAGCCATGTTCACTAGTATCCATCCTAATAGCTGCTATTTTCTTCTTGAACACTCTACATATAACCCATCCTTCTTCCTATTGTAGTAGATAAGCATTTGATTAGTAATTTGACTATAATGACAACTAACGTGCTATAAAGAGGTTAAACTATACTCACATGTTAAACTATACCAACGAGTCACACACTAAGCACACCATACATTGTTAAAACTTAAGTCCTTAAAATTTTATGTACTTACGCGATAAAAACACTTAGgatcgtttggtagggtgtataagaatagtgcTAAATAAGGTGCATTAGTAATGCATGCGTTAATAATGCAAGCACTAGTTATGCAGAGATTACTTCTTATCCACTGTTTGGTGTGATGTATACAAATTAAAATGTATTGCATAATTTATAAGAAATGTAGTTATTACAAAAATGCCTTCCATATTCTGTACATAGTTTTTagggactttaaggataattttatctttaacaatgcatgcattaatagccttggtattgCTATACCATGGTTTGttatgtattagttatacataggataataccaaataggttgtataactaatacttgcattagtAACAGATAGGTTGAAAAAATGTGCttcctccgttccagtttatgtgaacctatttcctttttggtccgttttaaaaaagaatgacccttttctaaatttggaaactatttagcttaaacttccaattttacccttaatgagaagtttttataaccacacacaTACTCTGGACCcccttttgacttgtttaggactaaaaattcaaaaagttttcattttttcttaaactctgtgcccagtCAAATAAGTTCGCGttaattggaacggagggagtatcaaACAAGAGATTAGTAATATcaaaagctaatgcatgcattattttcttTAATGCATCCTGCCAAACAATCCCTTACATAATCATGTCATTTATAATAATTACAAGTAAATCCCTATGTAAAGCATATTAATTGATAACTTAGTAAAAACAGTAACTAATTTACTATCACAGATTAACTACACTAATTAGGTAAATTGTTATAACTTTAATCCGTTTAACTATATGGAGTTGATTTAAAGGGAACTTGCCTGAGGAGCACCATTTGGATCAGTCTCAAGTCGGTATTCATGCATAATAAAGTCAGATTTTTGTCCATTTGGAGCCCTCCCTTTATAATAAACTAAGGTCTTCCTCATGCCAATCAAGTCGTGCTTAGAATAAATAGCCTTGTCCCTTCCTGTTGCTTTCCAGAATCCTGCTGCTGTTGCTCTATTTGTTCTTGTCCCTGTTGGATATTTTTTATCTTTGTGGCTGAAGAAGTACCAGTCACTTTGTTCTTCTGTGCCCATTCTGCATAATTCTGTTGATAATTTCATTATATTTGTGAGTGATATCATACCTTTATGTCATTAGAAATACATGTAATTCATACTTTTTTGACATATCTACggtttcatatatatatatatatatggttgtACCTTGAAGATCCCATGGCTCAATTTTGTAGAGATCGATGTCTTtaataacatcaacatcaatcCTTCTTGAGGTGATTTTCTTCCTAAGGTAATAATCGACGAGTTCTTCATCAGTTGGGTGAAATCTGAAACCTGGAGGAACTTGTGAGAAAGAATTCATCATCTCACTCAAATGTATAGCCTGCATATTCAAGAAAAAATTATCAGTATTACATTCCAATTGTATGATCAAACGTAGAATATAAATCTTTCAAACTTCTGTTTCTGTTTCTTTTCAAACTAcgggtaaagttgctgccatgtgaccaggaggtcacgggttcaagccgtgtAAACAGCCTCttacagaaatgcagggtaagactgcgtacaatagacccttgtggtccagcCCTTCCCCGGActccgcgcatagcgggagcttagtgtacCGGACTTTTTTTTTGGCTCAGGTTATAAGAAATTTGAATAGAACATGCATTAGCTAGGAGTAATAAACAATTTGACTAGTTTGCTCAAACTCAGATTGTTGGTTCTGTAGCACTTAATttgttctttgttttttttctttctgatcaagcaatttttaacaaaaactgATCAAAGTGAAATTACTATAGAAATCAAGATCCTCCACATTTGATAAAAAATATTGGCAAACTATTTAACAGGAAACTAATTTTCTTGTATATCATGAGATTCAATGAAGAAAGGACGACGCTTGAATAGTGCATGCAAAAATTGGAAGAACAGATTCAATAAATTCCAGCAATAGTTATCTTGAGATTCATTTGCCTCCCCCTTTCACACTTCATATATAGTCACTGGAGTGCAAATTAACATCCACATGAAGAAAGCAAAACAAGCTAATGACGAATAAACAATTGAGAAAACCACCAAAATATTAAGTAAAATGGAACCAAGAAC
Proteins encoded:
- the LOC138868980 gene encoding uncharacterized protein — encoded protein: MDVKSAFLNDYLNEEVFVKQPPGFDIEEFPDYVFKGKVDNTLFLRSKGKNVLIVQVYLDDIIFGATNEAMCKEFAEMMGNELEMTMMGELNFFLGLQIKKSTLGTTHFLGSCLMSWATLRKYVKSEKVVRDIVAKVDIMVKEVVVQGELVQIITSQVKLSPSKLNVLVFAIDVAPLDFVPPTSGKPRVEEPTVEKNVAYMEKGWTEDEDDNRGENKEGVVGRHEGHPTQDIANEEKKSENEGDSGEEKESETKDRIDEQVDDSAEEEKNNEKEGESESEGDDQEKASESEGEDEESEDKNKNMSGESESSMTIGNTIIAPLEEASEEKRTEEPGPLLTPFTGDEEVSSNEDNLPLSKIGKKPRKNLVKETKSVVPERKEVAPPVGTPFTRSKIKVVYEQIIKESEVPRSQESKFQLWNL
- the LOC104238924 gene encoding NAC domain-containing protein 7-like is translated as MMNSFSQVPPGFRFHPTDEELVDYYLRKKITSRRIDVDVIKDIDLYKIEPWDLQELCRMGTEEQSDWYFFSHKDKKYPTGTRTNRATAAGFWKATGRDKAIYSKHDLIGMRKTLVYYKGRAPNGQKSDFIMHEYRLETDPNGAPQEEGWVICRVFKKKIAAIRMDTSEHGSPIWYDDQLSFMPDNMDSPKPQYPPSNTFTNYNHHYPNNYPNCKKELDNLHYQISPHHQNQQFLQLPLLEINSKLLAAAPPGISCSSMPMPIFGINVNQEHMHPTFGNNVNRGCTNDQVEDQVTDWRVLDKFVASQLSQEEENNYSNAANARGDDSNLMVNNLDKQELAPENTSTASSSSQIDLWK